A stretch of the Medicago truncatula cultivar Jemalong A17 chromosome 5, MtrunA17r5.0-ANR, whole genome shotgun sequence genome encodes the following:
- the LOC112422130 gene encoding uncharacterized protein gives MNIVATSEGRKIIRMSPNAFLDLCSILQQDGGLLPTQWVTVEEQVTKTLYILTHNVRNREIQIWFQRTGEATSRHFPRVLRSIIEIWRTYLKQHDESYIPVEILRNNQFDPYFKDCIGAIDCTHVRIKVPFIEASRYRGRKSFPTQNVLVACSFD, from the coding sequence ATGAATATAGTTGCTACTAGTGAAGGTCGGAAGATAATAAGAATGAGTCCTAATGCGTTTTTGGACTTATGCTCTATATTACAACAAGATGGTGGTCTTCTACCAACACAATGGGTAACCGTAGAGGAACAAGTTACTAAAACTCTTTATATTCTAACACACAATGTAAGAAATAGAGAGATTCAAATATGGTTCCAACGCACCGGCGAAGCTACTAGTCGTCATTTTCCTCGTGTGCTCCGATCGATAATTGAGATATGGCGTACCTATCTCAAACAACACGATGAATCATACATTCCGGTAGAAATTCTTAGAAACAACCAATTTGACCCCTACTTTAAGGATTGCATTGGAGCAATTGATTGTACACATGTTCGTATAAAAGTACCATTTATTGAAGCTTCAAGGTATCGTGGTAGGAAAAGTTTTCCTACACAAAATGTGTTGGTCGCATGTTCGTTTGATTAa